From a region of the Paraburkholderia caribensis genome:
- a CDS encoding ParA family protein, with the protein MRRVVFNQKGGVGKSTIVCNLAAISAREGLRTLVIDLDAQGNSTQYLLGSRASQVNPTVAGFFETALTFSFKPVDVTSFIHPTPFDNLDIMPAHADLDTLHGKLESRYKIYKLRDALNELDMYDAVYIDTPPALNFYTRSALIAVERCLIPFDCDDFSRRALYTLLDNVKEIQQDHNDALHVEGIVINQFQPRASLPQQLVAELVAEGLPVLDARLSSSVKIKESHQHAKPVIHLDPRHKLSLEYLALHRELAG; encoded by the coding sequence ATGCGGCGCGTCGTATTCAATCAGAAGGGTGGTGTCGGCAAATCGACGATCGTATGCAACCTGGCGGCGATCAGCGCGCGTGAAGGGCTGCGCACGCTCGTCATCGATCTGGATGCGCAAGGCAATTCGACCCAGTATCTGCTCGGCTCGCGGGCGAGCCAAGTCAATCCTACCGTGGCCGGTTTCTTCGAAACGGCGCTGACGTTCAGCTTCAAGCCCGTCGACGTGACGTCGTTCATTCATCCGACGCCATTCGACAATCTGGACATCATGCCCGCGCACGCGGATCTCGACACGCTGCACGGCAAGCTCGAATCGCGCTACAAGATCTACAAGCTGCGCGACGCACTCAACGAGCTCGACATGTACGACGCGGTTTACATCGACACGCCGCCCGCACTGAATTTCTACACGCGCTCCGCACTGATTGCTGTCGAGCGCTGTCTGATTCCGTTCGACTGCGACGACTTCTCGCGCCGCGCGCTCTATACGCTGCTCGATAACGTGAAGGAAATCCAGCAGGACCACAACGATGCACTGCACGTCGAAGGCATCGTGATCAACCAGTTTCAGCCGCGCGCGAGCCTGCCGCAGCAACTGGTCGCCGAACTGGTGGCCGAAGGCTTGCCCGTGCTCGATGCGAGGCTGTCGTCGTCCGTCAAGATCAAGGAATCGCACCAGCATGCGAAGCCCGTGATCCACCTCGACCCGCGTCACAAGCTCTCGCTGGAGTATCTGGCGCTGCATCGCGAACTGGCGGGTTAG